The Alcaligenes aquatilis genome contains the following window.
AAACGCGACTGGGGTCCGCCTTGCTTTGGCGTCCACCCAGGCGCAAAGGCAGGTAACGAATCAAAAATGTGCCTACGCCCGCCAGCACAATCATGAGCAGAAAACTCCAATCCATCTCTACTCCTTAAGCGCGGCGCAAGGCCATTAGGCCGCCGGCCAGCATACCGACAATAATGGCCAGATACGAGGGCAAGAAAGCCATGGCCAGCACTGCCCCGACAGCGGCTGCCACCAGCACCGGCAAAGGTGCGGAACGGCGGATTTCCAGTAGCAAAGCAAAGAACAAGGCAGGCAAGACAAAACCCAAGGTCTTCTCCAGCACAGGAGACTGGCCCAGCAGGTCACTGGCAAAGAATGCCCCCAAAGCGGTGCCCAAGACCCAGGAGAGGTAAGAGCCTAACTGCAAGCCACAGTACCAGGACTCTTGCTCTTGGGCCGGCTGGCGGGCCACCCCGGCCGCAGAAGCGGCAAAGACTTCGTCAGTCAAACCTGGAGCCATGAACAGGCTGGACACGGTTCTGGGCCCGGCAAAAAAACCCATTAAGGTCGGACCGTAGAA
Protein-coding sequences here:
- a CDS encoding AzlC family ABC transporter permease, with translation MIIGSAYRRGLRDSASIALGYVPVAISFGLTAVHAGLSPWLAVLVSLIVYAGASQFILISLLVAGAAYPSILGIVLLMNLRHVFYGPTLMGFFAGPRTVSSLFMAPGLTDEVFAASAAGVARQPAQEQESWYCGLQLGSYLSWVLGTALGAFFASDLLGQSPVLEKTLGFVLPALFFALLLEIRRSAPLPVLVAAAVGAVLAMAFLPSYLAIIVGMLAGGLMALRRA